One Ricinus communis isolate WT05 ecotype wild-type chromosome 2, ASM1957865v1, whole genome shotgun sequence DNA segment encodes these proteins:
- the LOC8260875 gene encoding CST complex subunit CTC1 isoform X6, translated as MEETVNQLTISELIRRGQPLTATATLNSSPSFPIPSSFSKSKTPPPPPDTTINSNPRLSKILSPLTHPAVLVGSLTLPTETLKCTNKNCFQFSDGSSTICCDILDFSVPVIGKRIHVLSWNFIPLKHSPGGFLEIIKCSFPDSTNNIALSRCSSVDSIPIISVPSPSSKEDRLKARYRLHGPIESISPVSIVPCSVGANKSKNLRGFIAQIRVCECKLCISKEPIKPEQQTHVFTKPSFVYFFGSSMSWHPVITKLVRKVVTLSGLKKKLVFIGKEESQLMFVITENSVIHLPRVAKNWSPFLRNVVLGKGECGDYKGAVSVVYMQGMVVELDKEVWLLLTDQLLAVPHSLRVGAIVTLRNVHFVNPKFSWTKMLILGACLKTSITVDSFSPLETGCHMISHSQSQLGKFLESLNFSARMWTLLVIYSFRKKFGSILSERDILGSKHKEGLAHMFASSHVPPAMIRVRHGILTESCQHDAFGCGREQYCANLKLVPPISTFLHHCESMWMKVLVQLERNCRIWPGNSSSSLLSCKGRSHGRTLRRIFQSEDIGVSLLGSLKISPSSGRLQLVDAMGSIDVIVPDLPSGWKSNGIYEVGNYSLIMEGTPDLVDYLGLPRNESFSCRHIFHCTSWTRKINLTLYIYFRLSNAIWKKHPSNPFLGWNYDHKELQGRRFHLIWVTHKYPVLQKFQGELLISDNSTMFAEAIILPWDLFLPGKDGTRLPVKVSGDRPDEPLVNCSIENYQEHPPNKKCKIDQASSETLASDMMNDCNNGCCELRTCSSLSKGSTDGKCGNLNSLLEIPCSITVRHGNIYSSFGSGKLCCTKCKTDTGACFKPSTEKVLLEFNTENFIKYQSLQIGSYYIINHHPEESLCSIRNHNYISGVKIFISSKIHLWSLFFSSDEVIRNNRSSSDASQGDSSSSSRESLRRFQVEPLLRVTDKSPESCSDVFLYLAANAMWFFDIKLNARKGADTDPPTAPEETSNYSISSSSLSYGSLDYTVFPEGNLTSVHGDVVAIHGFDDNSADISLSCNRLGDVLDMRFSQGKTSGSCIHVLVDNQVVTIFGSLSKYALPVGFGPDVNATFHRILKFSMQMASLSSLIAGLPPSMLWFWRRIGNIMICLQK; from the exons ATGGAAGAAACTGTTAACCAACTCACAATCTCAGAGCTAATCCGTCGTGGCCAGCCCCTCACCGCCACTGCTACTCTCAATTCCTCGCCTAGCTTTCCTATCCCTTCTTCattctcaaaatcaaaaacgcCACCACCTCCTCCTGATACCACCATAAACTCAAACCCTAGGCTTAGTAAAATCCTCTCTCCTTTGACTCACCCCGCGGTCCTCGTCGGATCCCTAACTCTACCAACGGAAACCCTAAAATGTACAAACAAAAATTGCTTTCAATTCTCCGATGGTTCGTCCACTATCTGCTGCGATATTCTCGATTTCAGTGTTCCTGTAATCGGGAAAAGAATTCACGTTCTCTCTTGGAACTTCATTCCTCTTAAACACTCTCCTGGCGGGTTTCTAGAGATTATCAAATGTAGTTTTCCAGATTCAACTAATAATATTGCACTCTCCCGCTGTTCAAGTGTAGATTCAATTCCTATAATTTCAGTTCCTTCTCCTAGTTCTAAGGAAGACAGACTGAAGGCTCGATATCGCCTTCATGGACCAATCGAATCAATAAGCCCTGTTTCAATTGTTCCATGCTCAGTTGGTGCTAACAAGTCGAAGAATCTTCGTGGTTTTATTGCACAAATTAGGGTCTGCGAGTGTAAATTATGTATCTCTAAAGAGCCTATCAAACCAGAACAACAAACTCATGTATTTACAAAACCTTcgtttgtatatttttttggttCTTCTATGAGTTGGCATCCTGTGATTACTAAGCTTGTAAGAAAAGTTGTGACACTATCAGGTTTAAAAAAGAAGTTGGTTTTTATAGGCAAAGAGGAGTCTCAATTAATGTTTGTAATTACAGAGAATTCTGTGATCCATTTGCCTAGGGTAGCTAAGAATTGGTCACCATTTCTGAGAAATGTTGTGCTGGGGAAAGGGGAATGTGGTGATTATAAGGGTGCTGTTAGTGTTGTATACATGCAAGGAATGGTCGTTGAGCTGGATAAAGAAGTTTGGCTTTTATTAACCGATCAGCTACTTGCTGTACCACATAGTCTTAGAGTGGGCGCTATT GTCACTTTGAGGAATGTACATTTTGTTAATCCAAAATTCTCTTGGACAAAAATGCTCATACTTGGGGCTTGCTTGAAGACCAGCATTACTGTAGATTCATTCTCTCCACTGGAAACTGG GTGTCATATGATTTCACATTCACAAAGCCAGTTGGGGAAGTTTCTCGAGTCCTTGAATTTTTCTGCAAGAATGTG GACACTTCTTGTCATTTATTCTTTCCGGAAAAAGTTTGGCTCAATTTTATCAGAAAGAGACATTCTGGGATCTAAACAT AAGGAAGGACTGGCTCATATGTTTGCAAGCTCACATGTACCCCCAGCAATGATTCGAGTTCGG CATGGAATACTTACGGAATCATGCCAGCATGATGCATTTGGCTGTGGTCGGGAACAATATTGTGCTAACCTGAAATTG GTGCCACCTATCTCTACCTTTCTCCATCATTGTGAGTCCATGTGGATGAAAGTGCTGGTACAGCTGGAGAGAAACTGTCGCATCTGGCCTGGTAATTCTTCATCTAGTCTTCTCTCATGTAAAGGGAGATCTCATGGTCGAACATTGAGGAGGATATTCCAAAGTGAGGATATAGGTGTTTCTCTGCTTGGAAGTCTAAAG ATTTCTCCATCTTCTGGAAGGTTGCAGTTAGTTGATGCAATGGGCAGCATTGATGTTATAGTACCTGATCTTCCATCTGGTTGGAAGTCCAATGGCATCTATGAG GTTGGTAACTATAGTCTTATTATGGAAGGTACACCTGACCTTGTAGATTATTTGGGATTGCCAAGAAATGAGTCATTCTCCTGCAGGCATATCTTTCATTGCACCTCATGGACAAGAAAGATCAACTTGACACTCTATATCTATTTTCGCTTAAGCAACGCAATCTGGAAAAAACATCCTTCTAATCCCTTTTTGGGCTGGAATTACGATCACAAGGAACTTCAAGGTCGAAGATTTCATCTGATCTGGGTAACTCACAAATATCCTGTTCTACAAAAG TTTCAAGGGGAACTATTGATATCCGACAACTCTACTATGTTTGCTGAGGCCATTATCTTGCCTTGGGATCTCTTCCTTCCTGGGAAAGATGGAACTAGACTTCCAGTTAAGGTTTCAGGGGATCGGCCTGATGAGCCATTGGTAAATTGCTCTATTGAAAATTACCAGGAACATCCCCCCAATAAGAAATGTAAAATTGATCAAGCATCAAGCGAGACACTTGCTTCAGATATGATGAATGATTGCAATAATGGTTGCTGTGAATTGAGAACTTGCTCTAGTCTTTCCAAGGGATCCACTGATGGGAAATGTGGAAACTTGAATTCTTTGCTTGAAATTCCATGCTCGATCACTGTTAGACATGGTAATATTTATAGCTCTTTTGGTTCAGGGAAACTGTGCTGCACAAAGTGCAAGACAGATACTGGTGCTTGCTTTAAACCGAGTACAGAGAAGGTGTTGCTAGAATTCAACACTGAAAATTTTATCAAGTATCAG TCGTTGCAGATTGGCAGTTATTACATCATAAATCACCATCCTGAAGAATCTCTCTGTAGTATTAGGAACCATAATTACATTAGTGGTGTTAAGATTTTTATCTCATCCAAAATACATTTGTGGAgccttttcttctcttctgaTGAGGTAATCAGAAATAATAGATCATCAAGTGATGCTTCTCAGGGTGATTCTTCTTCAAGCAGTAGAGAATCTCTGAGAAGATTTCAAGTTGAACCACTCCTCAGAGTCACTGACAAGTCTCCAGAATCTTGTTCAgatgtttttctttatcttgCTGCAAATGCAATGTGGTTTTTTGACATTAAGCTTAATGCAAGAAAAGGAGCAGATACTGATCCACCTACGGCACCAGAGGAGACCTCTAACTATTCAATATCTTCATCTAGTTTATCTTATGGATCTCTTGATTATACTGTGTTTCCTGAGGGAAATTTAACATCTGTGCATGGAGATGTGGTTGCCATTCATGGCTTTGATGATAATTCTGCTGATATTAGTTTAAGCTGCAACAGACTAGGTGATGTTCTTGACATGAGATTTTCTCAGGGGAAAACAAGCGGCTCTTGTATTCATGTTTTGGTGGATAATCAAGTG GTGACTATTTTTGGTTCACTTAGTAAATATGCACTTCCTGTTGGATTTGGACCTGATGTAAATGCTACGTTCCATCGAATTCTTAAATTCAG CATGCAGATGGCAAGCCTCTCCAGTTTAATTGCAGG GTTGCCGCCGTCCATGTTGTGGTTCTGGAGAAGAATAGGAAATATTATGATTTGCCTTCAGAAGTAG
- the LOC8260875 gene encoding CST complex subunit CTC1 isoform X4, with protein sequence MEETVNQLTISELIRRGQPLTATATLNSSPSFPIPSSFSKSKTPPPPPDTTINSNPRLSKILSPLTHPAVLVGSLTLPTETLKCTNKNCFQFSDGSSTICCDILDFSVPVIGKRIHVLSWNFIPLKHSPGGFLEIIKCSFPDSTNNIALSRCSSVDSIPIISVPSPSSKEDRLKARYRLHGPIESISPVSIVPCSVGANKSKNLRGFIAQIRVCECKLCISKEPIKPEQQTHVFTKPSFVYFFGSSMSWHPVITKLVRKVVTLSGLKKKLVFIGKEESQLMFVITENSVIHLPRVAKNWSPFLRNVVLGKGECGDYKGAVSVVYMQGMVVELDKEVWLLLTDQLLAVPHSLRVGAIVTLRNVHFVNPKFSWTKMLILGACLKTSITVDSFSPLETGCHMISHSQSQLGKFLESLNFSARMWTLLVIYSFRKKFGSILSERDILGSKHKEGLAHMFASSHVPPAMIRVRHGILTESCQHDAFGCGREQYCANLKLVPPISTFLHHCESMWMKVLVQLERNCRIWPGNSSSSLLSCKGRSHGRTLRRIFQSEDIGVSLLGSLKISPSSGRLQLVDAMGSIDVIVPDLPSGWKSNGIYEVGNYSLIMEGTPDLVDYLGLPRNESFSCRHIFHCTSWTRKINLTLYIYFRLSNAIWKKHPSNPFLGWNYDHKELQGRRFHLIWVTHKYPVLQKFQGELLISDNSTMFAEAIILPWDLFLPGKDGTRLPVKVSGDRPDEPLVNCSIENYQEHPPNKKCKIDQASSETLASDMMNDCNNGCCELRTCSSLSKGSTDGKCGNLNSLLEIPCSITVRHGNIYSSFGSGKLCCTKCKTDTGACFKPSTEKVLLEFNTENFIKYQSLQIGSYYIINHHPEESLCSIRNHNYISGVKIFISSKIHLWSLFFSSDEVIRNNRSSSDASQGDSSSSSRESLRRFQVEPLLRVTDKSPESCSDVFLYLAANAMWFFDIKLNARKGADTDPPTAPEETSNYSISSSSLSYGSLDYTVFPEGNLTSVHGDVVAIHGFDDNSADISLSCNRLGDVLDMRFSQGKTSGSCIHVLVDNQVVTIFGSLSKYALPVGFGPDVNATFHRILKFRGTNKLMLTPVSFIVLNSIRVTNELFTEKCSDIQSSNISSASSLDNVSSGIISELIQHADGKPLQFNCRVAAVHVVVLEKNRKYYDLPSEVEYRPDFVDIPLVGLVLDDGSSTCCCWANAERAATLLRLHEELPERAFESSGCTFKWVGIEKSCWKNTVYHLERILNNALSSSDENLLKFILFNACFGTLWIII encoded by the exons ATGGAAGAAACTGTTAACCAACTCACAATCTCAGAGCTAATCCGTCGTGGCCAGCCCCTCACCGCCACTGCTACTCTCAATTCCTCGCCTAGCTTTCCTATCCCTTCTTCattctcaaaatcaaaaacgcCACCACCTCCTCCTGATACCACCATAAACTCAAACCCTAGGCTTAGTAAAATCCTCTCTCCTTTGACTCACCCCGCGGTCCTCGTCGGATCCCTAACTCTACCAACGGAAACCCTAAAATGTACAAACAAAAATTGCTTTCAATTCTCCGATGGTTCGTCCACTATCTGCTGCGATATTCTCGATTTCAGTGTTCCTGTAATCGGGAAAAGAATTCACGTTCTCTCTTGGAACTTCATTCCTCTTAAACACTCTCCTGGCGGGTTTCTAGAGATTATCAAATGTAGTTTTCCAGATTCAACTAATAATATTGCACTCTCCCGCTGTTCAAGTGTAGATTCAATTCCTATAATTTCAGTTCCTTCTCCTAGTTCTAAGGAAGACAGACTGAAGGCTCGATATCGCCTTCATGGACCAATCGAATCAATAAGCCCTGTTTCAATTGTTCCATGCTCAGTTGGTGCTAACAAGTCGAAGAATCTTCGTGGTTTTATTGCACAAATTAGGGTCTGCGAGTGTAAATTATGTATCTCTAAAGAGCCTATCAAACCAGAACAACAAACTCATGTATTTACAAAACCTTcgtttgtatatttttttggttCTTCTATGAGTTGGCATCCTGTGATTACTAAGCTTGTAAGAAAAGTTGTGACACTATCAGGTTTAAAAAAGAAGTTGGTTTTTATAGGCAAAGAGGAGTCTCAATTAATGTTTGTAATTACAGAGAATTCTGTGATCCATTTGCCTAGGGTAGCTAAGAATTGGTCACCATTTCTGAGAAATGTTGTGCTGGGGAAAGGGGAATGTGGTGATTATAAGGGTGCTGTTAGTGTTGTATACATGCAAGGAATGGTCGTTGAGCTGGATAAAGAAGTTTGGCTTTTATTAACCGATCAGCTACTTGCTGTACCACATAGTCTTAGAGTGGGCGCTATT GTCACTTTGAGGAATGTACATTTTGTTAATCCAAAATTCTCTTGGACAAAAATGCTCATACTTGGGGCTTGCTTGAAGACCAGCATTACTGTAGATTCATTCTCTCCACTGGAAACTGG GTGTCATATGATTTCACATTCACAAAGCCAGTTGGGGAAGTTTCTCGAGTCCTTGAATTTTTCTGCAAGAATGTG GACACTTCTTGTCATTTATTCTTTCCGGAAAAAGTTTGGCTCAATTTTATCAGAAAGAGACATTCTGGGATCTAAACAT AAGGAAGGACTGGCTCATATGTTTGCAAGCTCACATGTACCCCCAGCAATGATTCGAGTTCGG CATGGAATACTTACGGAATCATGCCAGCATGATGCATTTGGCTGTGGTCGGGAACAATATTGTGCTAACCTGAAATTG GTGCCACCTATCTCTACCTTTCTCCATCATTGTGAGTCCATGTGGATGAAAGTGCTGGTACAGCTGGAGAGAAACTGTCGCATCTGGCCTGGTAATTCTTCATCTAGTCTTCTCTCATGTAAAGGGAGATCTCATGGTCGAACATTGAGGAGGATATTCCAAAGTGAGGATATAGGTGTTTCTCTGCTTGGAAGTCTAAAG ATTTCTCCATCTTCTGGAAGGTTGCAGTTAGTTGATGCAATGGGCAGCATTGATGTTATAGTACCTGATCTTCCATCTGGTTGGAAGTCCAATGGCATCTATGAG GTTGGTAACTATAGTCTTATTATGGAAGGTACACCTGACCTTGTAGATTATTTGGGATTGCCAAGAAATGAGTCATTCTCCTGCAGGCATATCTTTCATTGCACCTCATGGACAAGAAAGATCAACTTGACACTCTATATCTATTTTCGCTTAAGCAACGCAATCTGGAAAAAACATCCTTCTAATCCCTTTTTGGGCTGGAATTACGATCACAAGGAACTTCAAGGTCGAAGATTTCATCTGATCTGGGTAACTCACAAATATCCTGTTCTACAAAAG TTTCAAGGGGAACTATTGATATCCGACAACTCTACTATGTTTGCTGAGGCCATTATCTTGCCTTGGGATCTCTTCCTTCCTGGGAAAGATGGAACTAGACTTCCAGTTAAGGTTTCAGGGGATCGGCCTGATGAGCCATTGGTAAATTGCTCTATTGAAAATTACCAGGAACATCCCCCCAATAAGAAATGTAAAATTGATCAAGCATCAAGCGAGACACTTGCTTCAGATATGATGAATGATTGCAATAATGGTTGCTGTGAATTGAGAACTTGCTCTAGTCTTTCCAAGGGATCCACTGATGGGAAATGTGGAAACTTGAATTCTTTGCTTGAAATTCCATGCTCGATCACTGTTAGACATGGTAATATTTATAGCTCTTTTGGTTCAGGGAAACTGTGCTGCACAAAGTGCAAGACAGATACTGGTGCTTGCTTTAAACCGAGTACAGAGAAGGTGTTGCTAGAATTCAACACTGAAAATTTTATCAAGTATCAG TCGTTGCAGATTGGCAGTTATTACATCATAAATCACCATCCTGAAGAATCTCTCTGTAGTATTAGGAACCATAATTACATTAGTGGTGTTAAGATTTTTATCTCATCCAAAATACATTTGTGGAgccttttcttctcttctgaTGAGGTAATCAGAAATAATAGATCATCAAGTGATGCTTCTCAGGGTGATTCTTCTTCAAGCAGTAGAGAATCTCTGAGAAGATTTCAAGTTGAACCACTCCTCAGAGTCACTGACAAGTCTCCAGAATCTTGTTCAgatgtttttctttatcttgCTGCAAATGCAATGTGGTTTTTTGACATTAAGCTTAATGCAAGAAAAGGAGCAGATACTGATCCACCTACGGCACCAGAGGAGACCTCTAACTATTCAATATCTTCATCTAGTTTATCTTATGGATCTCTTGATTATACTGTGTTTCCTGAGGGAAATTTAACATCTGTGCATGGAGATGTGGTTGCCATTCATGGCTTTGATGATAATTCTGCTGATATTAGTTTAAGCTGCAACAGACTAGGTGATGTTCTTGACATGAGATTTTCTCAGGGGAAAACAAGCGGCTCTTGTATTCATGTTTTGGTGGATAATCAAGTG GTGACTATTTTTGGTTCACTTAGTAAATATGCACTTCCTGTTGGATTTGGACCTGATGTAAATGCTACGTTCCATCGAATTCTTAAATTCAG GGGGACAAATAAATTGATGTTGACACCTGTATCATTTATTGTTTTGAACTCCATAAGGGTTACAAATGAACTTTTTACTGAAAAATGTTCTGATATCCAATCTAGTAATATATCATCTGCTTCCTCTTTGGACAACGTTTCTTCTGGTATAATTTCTGAATTGATTCAGCATGCAGATGGCAAGCCTCTCCAGTTTAATTGCAGG GTTGCCGCCGTCCATGTTGTGGTTCTGGAGAAGAATAGGAAATATTATGATTTGCCTTCAGAAGTAGAGTACAGGCCAGACTTTGTTGACATTCCACTTGTAGGTCTTGTGTTGG aTGATGGATCATCCACATGTTGTTGCTGGGCCAATGCTGAAAGAGCAGCAACCTTGCTAAGGCTGCATGAAGAACTTCCAGAGAGAGCTTTTGAGAGCAGCGGATGCACATTTAAGTGGGTGGGAATAGAGAAAAGTTGCTGGAAAAACACTGTATATCATCTTGAAAGAATACTAA ATAATGCCCTCAGCAGCTCAGATGAGAATCTCCTCAAGTTCATACTCTTTAATGCTTGTTTTGGGACATTGTGG
- the LOC8260875 gene encoding CST complex subunit CTC1 isoform X7, which produces MEETVNQLTISELIRRGQPLTATATLNSSPSFPIPSSFSKSKTPPPPPDTTINSNPRLSKILSPLTHPAVLVGSLTLPTETLKCTNKNCFQFSDGSSTICCDILDFSVPVIGKRIHVLSWNFIPLKHSPGGFLEIIKCSFPDSTNNIALSRCSSVDSIPIISVPSPSSKEDRLKARYRLHGPIESISPVSIVPCSVGANKSKNLRGFIAQIRVCECKLCISKEPIKPEQQTHVFTKPSFVYFFGSSMSWHPVITKLVRKVVTLSGLKKKLVFIGKEESQLMFVITENSVIHLPRVAKNWSPFLRNVVLGKGECGDYKGAVSVVYMQGMVVELDKEVWLLLTDQLLAVPHSLRVGAIVTLRNVHFVNPKFSWTKMLILGACLKTSITVDSFSPLETGCHMISHSQSQLGKFLESLNFSARMWTLLVIYSFRKKFGSILSERDILGSKHKEGLAHMFASSHVPPAMIRVRHGILTESCQHDAFGCGREQYCANLKLVPPISTFLHHCESMWMKVLVQLERNCRIWPGNSSSSLLSCKGRSHGRTLRRIFQSEDIGVSLLGSLKISPSSGRLQLVDAMGSIDVIVPDLPSGWKSNGIYEVGNYSLIMEGTPDLVDYLGLPRNESFSCRHIFHCTSWTRKINLTLYIYFRLSNAIWKKHPSNPFLGWNYDHKELQGRRFHLIWVTHKYPVLQKFQGELLISDNSTMFAEAIILPWDLFLPGKDGTRLPVKVSGDRPDEPLVNCSIENYQEHPPNKKCKIDQASSETLASDMMNDCNNGCCELRTCSSLSKGSTDGKCGNLNSLLEIPCSITVRHGNIYSSFGSGKLCCTKCKTDTGACFKPSTEKVLLEFNTENFIKYQSLQIGSYYIINHHPEESLCSIRNHNYISGVKIFISSKIHLWSLFFSSDEVIRNNRSSSDASQGDSSSSSRESLRRFQVEPLLRVTDKSPESCSDVFLYLAANAMWFFDIKLNARKGADTDPPTAPEETSNYSISSSSLSYGSLDYTVFPEGNLTSVHGDVVAIHGFDDNSADISLSCNRLGDVLDMRFSQGKTSGSCIHVLVDNQVVTIFGSLSKYALPVGFGPDVNATFHRILKFRWQASPV; this is translated from the exons ATGGAAGAAACTGTTAACCAACTCACAATCTCAGAGCTAATCCGTCGTGGCCAGCCCCTCACCGCCACTGCTACTCTCAATTCCTCGCCTAGCTTTCCTATCCCTTCTTCattctcaaaatcaaaaacgcCACCACCTCCTCCTGATACCACCATAAACTCAAACCCTAGGCTTAGTAAAATCCTCTCTCCTTTGACTCACCCCGCGGTCCTCGTCGGATCCCTAACTCTACCAACGGAAACCCTAAAATGTACAAACAAAAATTGCTTTCAATTCTCCGATGGTTCGTCCACTATCTGCTGCGATATTCTCGATTTCAGTGTTCCTGTAATCGGGAAAAGAATTCACGTTCTCTCTTGGAACTTCATTCCTCTTAAACACTCTCCTGGCGGGTTTCTAGAGATTATCAAATGTAGTTTTCCAGATTCAACTAATAATATTGCACTCTCCCGCTGTTCAAGTGTAGATTCAATTCCTATAATTTCAGTTCCTTCTCCTAGTTCTAAGGAAGACAGACTGAAGGCTCGATATCGCCTTCATGGACCAATCGAATCAATAAGCCCTGTTTCAATTGTTCCATGCTCAGTTGGTGCTAACAAGTCGAAGAATCTTCGTGGTTTTATTGCACAAATTAGGGTCTGCGAGTGTAAATTATGTATCTCTAAAGAGCCTATCAAACCAGAACAACAAACTCATGTATTTACAAAACCTTcgtttgtatatttttttggttCTTCTATGAGTTGGCATCCTGTGATTACTAAGCTTGTAAGAAAAGTTGTGACACTATCAGGTTTAAAAAAGAAGTTGGTTTTTATAGGCAAAGAGGAGTCTCAATTAATGTTTGTAATTACAGAGAATTCTGTGATCCATTTGCCTAGGGTAGCTAAGAATTGGTCACCATTTCTGAGAAATGTTGTGCTGGGGAAAGGGGAATGTGGTGATTATAAGGGTGCTGTTAGTGTTGTATACATGCAAGGAATGGTCGTTGAGCTGGATAAAGAAGTTTGGCTTTTATTAACCGATCAGCTACTTGCTGTACCACATAGTCTTAGAGTGGGCGCTATT GTCACTTTGAGGAATGTACATTTTGTTAATCCAAAATTCTCTTGGACAAAAATGCTCATACTTGGGGCTTGCTTGAAGACCAGCATTACTGTAGATTCATTCTCTCCACTGGAAACTGG GTGTCATATGATTTCACATTCACAAAGCCAGTTGGGGAAGTTTCTCGAGTCCTTGAATTTTTCTGCAAGAATGTG GACACTTCTTGTCATTTATTCTTTCCGGAAAAAGTTTGGCTCAATTTTATCAGAAAGAGACATTCTGGGATCTAAACAT AAGGAAGGACTGGCTCATATGTTTGCAAGCTCACATGTACCCCCAGCAATGATTCGAGTTCGG CATGGAATACTTACGGAATCATGCCAGCATGATGCATTTGGCTGTGGTCGGGAACAATATTGTGCTAACCTGAAATTG GTGCCACCTATCTCTACCTTTCTCCATCATTGTGAGTCCATGTGGATGAAAGTGCTGGTACAGCTGGAGAGAAACTGTCGCATCTGGCCTGGTAATTCTTCATCTAGTCTTCTCTCATGTAAAGGGAGATCTCATGGTCGAACATTGAGGAGGATATTCCAAAGTGAGGATATAGGTGTTTCTCTGCTTGGAAGTCTAAAG ATTTCTCCATCTTCTGGAAGGTTGCAGTTAGTTGATGCAATGGGCAGCATTGATGTTATAGTACCTGATCTTCCATCTGGTTGGAAGTCCAATGGCATCTATGAG GTTGGTAACTATAGTCTTATTATGGAAGGTACACCTGACCTTGTAGATTATTTGGGATTGCCAAGAAATGAGTCATTCTCCTGCAGGCATATCTTTCATTGCACCTCATGGACAAGAAAGATCAACTTGACACTCTATATCTATTTTCGCTTAAGCAACGCAATCTGGAAAAAACATCCTTCTAATCCCTTTTTGGGCTGGAATTACGATCACAAGGAACTTCAAGGTCGAAGATTTCATCTGATCTGGGTAACTCACAAATATCCTGTTCTACAAAAG TTTCAAGGGGAACTATTGATATCCGACAACTCTACTATGTTTGCTGAGGCCATTATCTTGCCTTGGGATCTCTTCCTTCCTGGGAAAGATGGAACTAGACTTCCAGTTAAGGTTTCAGGGGATCGGCCTGATGAGCCATTGGTAAATTGCTCTATTGAAAATTACCAGGAACATCCCCCCAATAAGAAATGTAAAATTGATCAAGCATCAAGCGAGACACTTGCTTCAGATATGATGAATGATTGCAATAATGGTTGCTGTGAATTGAGAACTTGCTCTAGTCTTTCCAAGGGATCCACTGATGGGAAATGTGGAAACTTGAATTCTTTGCTTGAAATTCCATGCTCGATCACTGTTAGACATGGTAATATTTATAGCTCTTTTGGTTCAGGGAAACTGTGCTGCACAAAGTGCAAGACAGATACTGGTGCTTGCTTTAAACCGAGTACAGAGAAGGTGTTGCTAGAATTCAACACTGAAAATTTTATCAAGTATCAG TCGTTGCAGATTGGCAGTTATTACATCATAAATCACCATCCTGAAGAATCTCTCTGTAGTATTAGGAACCATAATTACATTAGTGGTGTTAAGATTTTTATCTCATCCAAAATACATTTGTGGAgccttttcttctcttctgaTGAGGTAATCAGAAATAATAGATCATCAAGTGATGCTTCTCAGGGTGATTCTTCTTCAAGCAGTAGAGAATCTCTGAGAAGATTTCAAGTTGAACCACTCCTCAGAGTCACTGACAAGTCTCCAGAATCTTGTTCAgatgtttttctttatcttgCTGCAAATGCAATGTGGTTTTTTGACATTAAGCTTAATGCAAGAAAAGGAGCAGATACTGATCCACCTACGGCACCAGAGGAGACCTCTAACTATTCAATATCTTCATCTAGTTTATCTTATGGATCTCTTGATTATACTGTGTTTCCTGAGGGAAATTTAACATCTGTGCATGGAGATGTGGTTGCCATTCATGGCTTTGATGATAATTCTGCTGATATTAGTTTAAGCTGCAACAGACTAGGTGATGTTCTTGACATGAGATTTTCTCAGGGGAAAACAAGCGGCTCTTGTATTCATGTTTTGGTGGATAATCAAGTG GTGACTATTTTTGGTTCACTTAGTAAATATGCACTTCCTGTTGGATTTGGACCTGATGTAAATGCTACGTTCCATCGAATTCTTAAATTCAG ATGGCAAGCCTCTCCAGTTTAA